The Chloroherpetonaceae bacterium genome window below encodes:
- a CDS encoding carotenoid 1,2-hydratase, producing MNIAASIKNDTYHNLHEPGSYEWWYFDAIDEKTGFSFVVIWYSGFPFSPYYLKRYRNWKDMNSEVIPTPLEHAGFSFNLYENGKELVNFIKEGNSHLFQTSTETPFAKFEDSQFSYNEKLNRYELSISFFMPSRRKKIKAALFFEVLPVEGLEKVEKAAGGEKAHTWVLAALSSKVTGEFEFTEGNQEMLIPFNGSGYHDHNYGRVPMGEDIYNWYWGRAHSENKDLVYYVISYKDENKSPFAILFLKEKDQITDVFTGLTVDSENSQKGFLIPEHSRSLTLSNDRVKCMITHSHDLETGPFYLRFNSIFLLKINNQSVWSLQGISEFLHPDRIDSELVRNLIKSKIWREGENSLMYTLYNFFNSCYERLQRFHWSLKPFRTKNKLSVLQNRP from the coding sequence ATGAATATTGCAGCATCAATCAAAAACGATACCTATCATAACTTACATGAACCGGGATCTTACGAATGGTGGTATTTTGATGCAATTGATGAGAAAACAGGGTTTTCTTTTGTTGTAATATGGTATTCTGGTTTTCCCTTTTCTCCTTATTACTTGAAACGATACCGTAATTGGAAGGATATGAATTCAGAGGTTATTCCAACACCTCTTGAACATGCAGGCTTCAGTTTTAATCTTTATGAAAACGGAAAAGAACTTGTAAACTTCATCAAAGAAGGTAATTCCCATCTCTTTCAAACTTCTACAGAAACACCGTTCGCAAAATTTGAAGACAGCCAATTTTCTTACAACGAGAAATTAAATCGTTACGAATTATCGATTTCATTTTTTATGCCTTCGAGAAGAAAGAAAATCAAAGCGGCTCTTTTTTTTGAGGTATTGCCTGTTGAGGGTTTGGAAAAGGTTGAAAAAGCCGCCGGTGGAGAAAAGGCGCATACTTGGGTACTCGCCGCGCTTTCCTCTAAAGTTACCGGCGAATTTGAATTTACAGAAGGGAATCAGGAAATGTTAATTCCTTTTAACGGTTCTGGTTATCATGATCACAATTACGGACGAGTCCCTATGGGTGAAGATATTTACAATTGGTATTGGGGGAGGGCACATTCGGAAAATAAGGATTTGGTTTATTATGTGATCTCTTACAAAGATGAAAACAAATCCCCTTTTGCAATCCTATTTCTGAAGGAAAAAGATCAAATTACAGATGTCTTTACAGGTCTTACGGTTGATTCTGAAAACTCGCAAAAAGGGTTTTTAATCCCAGAACATAGCCGTTCATTGACACTTTCAAATGATAGAGTAAAGTGCATGATAACCCACTCTCATGACCTTGAAACTGGCCCATTTTATCTCCGGTTCAACTCGATATTCTTACTCAAAATTAACAATCAATCGGTTTGGAGTTTACAAGGAATCTCAGAATTTCTTCACCCCGATAGAATCGATTCTGAACTTGTTCGGAATTTGATTAAAAGTAAAATTTGGCGGGAAGGGGAGAACTCATTGATGTACACGCTTTACAATTTTTTTAACAGTTGTTATGAAAGGTTACAACGATTTCATTGGTCTTTGAAGCCGTTTAGAACTAAAAATAAATTGAGTGTGTTACAAAATCGTCCTTAA
- a CDS encoding Rieske (2Fe-2S) protein gives MAEIVRGQFDRSKRLETITEGDAERRKLIDETQKEIQSSASEPKSEGRRNILGYIVGAIGGLFTLTSLYPVIRFVVPPEKKVKSVSSAVVGKETDVPPNSGKIFKFNDQPVFVLNSNGELSAMSAKCTHLGCNVQWQPQEKVVWCACHNAKYNTDGTKLSGPQPADLAKFAVKVQDGNIVLSKV, from the coding sequence ATGGCAGAGATAGTGAGAGGTCAATTTGATCGTTCAAAACGCCTCGAAACAATTACCGAGGGAGATGCCGAAAGAAGAAAATTGATTGATGAAACTCAAAAAGAAATTCAATCATCCGCAAGCGAACCGAAAAGCGAAGGTCGTAGGAATATTCTTGGCTATATCGTGGGTGCAATTGGAGGGCTATTTACTCTAACTTCTCTTTACCCCGTGATTCGGTTTGTCGTGCCACCTGAAAAAAAAGTTAAAAGTGTTTCTTCAGCAGTGGTAGGAAAAGAGACGGATGTTCCTCCGAACTCTGGAAAAATCTTCAAGTTTAATGATCAACCGGTATTTGTTCTCAATTCAAACGGAGAATTATCGGCAATGTCCGCCAAATGCACGCATTTAGGTTGCAATGTCCAGTGGCAGCCACAAGAAAAAGTTGTTTGGTGTGCATGTCATAATGCAAAGTACAATACCGATGGGACAAAGCTTTCAGGCCCACAACCGGCTGATCTTGCGAAGTTCGCTGTCAAAGTACAAGATGGTAATATTGTTCTCTCTAAAGTCTAA
- a CDS encoding cytochrome bc complex cytochrome b subunit, whose amino-acid sequence MSEIIAKLKIGVAEVPDWVVGRIGSLKPALDYLGKKTVPQHRASIWYYFGGLTLFFFIVQIITGLLLLLYYKPTESEAFESFVYIQKEVPFGWLFRQVHSWSANLMVLMMFIHMFSAYFMKAYRNPRELMWLTGFVLCLLTLGLGFTGYLLPWNELAFFATKVGVETASYTGPPGQFAASILKGGDEVTGETLTRMFGFHVVLLPGLTLLVLSAHLILMQTLGTSIPIGYQERGLVKGHEPFFPNFLLKDFIGWMLGFALLIFLAVMYPWEIGVKADPLAVTPVNIKPEWYFWAQFQLLKQVPGIVAIALMSIAILAWALIPFIDRKASREEKSPAFTIFGVLTIAFFLVECFIVYYDYYLKGSH is encoded by the coding sequence ATGTCTGAAATAATTGCAAAGCTAAAAATCGGCGTTGCTGAAGTGCCCGACTGGGTTGTTGGAAGAATTGGCTCATTGAAGCCAGCGCTTGATTATTTGGGAAAAAAGACTGTTCCACAACATCGTGCCTCGATATGGTACTATTTTGGAGGTCTGACCCTTTTCTTTTTTATCGTACAAATCATCACCGGGCTTCTTTTGCTACTCTATTACAAACCTACTGAATCAGAAGCGTTTGAGTCATTCGTTTATATCCAAAAAGAAGTTCCGTTTGGTTGGCTTTTTAGACAAGTACACTCTTGGTCAGCAAATCTAATGGTACTCATGATGTTTATTCACATGTTTAGTGCTTACTTCATGAAAGCATACCGAAACCCTCGCGAATTAATGTGGCTTACCGGCTTTGTCCTTTGTTTATTAACACTTGGTCTCGGTTTTACCGGTTATTTGCTCCCTTGGAATGAACTCGCATTTTTTGCAACAAAAGTTGGTGTAGAAACGGCTTCTTACACTGGCCCGCCCGGACAATTTGCAGCTTCAATCTTAAAAGGTGGCGACGAAGTTACCGGCGAAACGCTTACAAGAATGTTCGGATTTCATGTGGTCCTATTGCCCGGTTTAACGTTATTAGTTCTCTCCGCCCATCTTATTTTGATGCAAACTCTTGGAACTTCAATTCCAATTGGGTATCAAGAAAGAGGGTTAGTTAAAGGTCATGAGCCATTTTTCCCCAATTTCCTATTGAAAGATTTCATTGGTTGGATGCTTGGCTTTGCACTGCTTATTTTCCTTGCAGTAATGTACCCGTGGGAAATTGGTGTGAAAGCTGATCCACTTGCCGTGACTCCGGTGAATATCAAGCCTGAATGGTATTTTTGGGCTCAGTTTCAACTTCTCAAACAAGTTCCGGGGATAGTCGCTATAGCGTTAATGAGTATCGCTATTCTTGCTTGGGCGTTGATTCCCTTTATCGATAGAAAAGCTTCTCGCGAAGAGAAAAGCCCTGCATTTACCATTTTTGGTGTCCTTACAATTGCATTTTTCTTGGTAGAGTGTTTTATTGTGTATTACGATTATTATCTCAAAGGCTCACATTAA
- a CDS encoding low molecular weight protein-tyrosine-phosphatase, translating to MTKILFVCLGNICRSPSAEGVFRKKVQNRRLENRYVIDSAGTANYHEGEMADPRSINHAAQRGYNLSSHRARQITPEDFMNFDWVIAMDKNNYEGLKAIAPTHLKGKIHLMCSFVKDWNPLPVYQEIPDPYYGGKQEFELVLDLLEVSTEKLLDYLEGS from the coding sequence ATGACTAAAATATTGTTTGTTTGCCTTGGCAATATTTGCCGCTCTCCCTCGGCTGAGGGCGTTTTCCGAAAGAAAGTGCAAAATCGGAGATTAGAGAATCGTTATGTAATCGATAGTGCCGGCACTGCCAATTATCATGAAGGCGAGATGGCTGACCCCAGAAGCATAAATCATGCGGCTCAGAGAGGGTATAATCTTTCTTCGCACCGAGCAAGACAAATCACACCAGAAGATTTTATGAACTTTGATTGGGTGATTGCAATGGATAAAAATAATTACGAAGGTTTGAAGGCAATCGCCCCTACCCATTTGAAGGGGAAGATTCATCTGATGTGCAGTTTTGTAAAAGACTGGAATCCATTACCCGTTTATCAAGAAATTCCTGATCCTTACTATGGGGGAAAGCAAGAATTTGAACTTGTTCTAGATTTATTAGAGGTTAGTACTGAAAAGTTATTAGACTATTTAGAAGGCAGCTAA
- a CDS encoding TolC family protein, whose translation MLIIYFFFLQFFIPQPQEDSISVSQAVSQAISRSLSLKQQTAYLKAGFYQSLQDVSPDKPTVSFYTEEMLNGPNEIQSVNRWQISQKFEFPLVYLAKINRLDHLSNAMDYELEEMKVGLAFQVRVLYWEVKLRESLLQISREGLEMAESFQKSTEKLFEFGEVSKLQALRAKIEVEKAKSKLFDAQKSLESIQFQFLIVVGDSLKKQLTDSFQNAIPNLKLTDLLRFGETFHPKSKKLESKKLAASELKSAAVFSLFPSISFSYFSQKFTPSDNTSQRFAGGEVSLSFPLWAWLGDRGSIGEKSNVEDALRYEYEYWREIQQKQITSSFKQYEINRTQLLEMQSLLIPASEEGFRLAISKYEKGEIGYLELLDSRSVVLESKELLVTKQFEVMKSYAELLKSIGKIEEEINENK comes from the coding sequence ATGCTCATTATTTATTTCTTCTTTCTACAATTTTTTATTCCTCAACCGCAGGAGGATTCGATATCGGTATCGCAAGCCGTATCGCAGGCGATTTCGCGAAGCTTATCATTAAAGCAGCAGACGGCATACTTAAAAGCAGGCTTTTATCAATCGCTTCAAGATGTCAGTCCCGATAAACCTACCGTATCATTTTATACAGAGGAAATGCTGAACGGGCCAAACGAGATTCAAAGTGTGAATCGTTGGCAGATTTCTCAAAAGTTTGAATTTCCGTTGGTATATCTCGCAAAAATCAATCGACTTGACCATCTTTCGAATGCAATGGATTATGAGTTGGAAGAAATGAAGGTGGGGTTAGCCTTTCAAGTCAGAGTTTTGTATTGGGAGGTAAAGTTAAGGGAGAGTTTGCTTCAAATTTCTCGTGAAGGTTTAGAAATGGCTGAGTCATTTCAGAAAAGTACAGAAAAGCTATTCGAATTTGGAGAAGTAAGCAAACTTCAGGCTCTGCGAGCAAAGATAGAGGTTGAGAAAGCCAAGAGTAAATTGTTTGATGCACAAAAGTCTTTGGAAAGCATTCAATTTCAGTTTTTAATTGTTGTAGGCGATTCCTTAAAAAAACAATTGACTGATAGTTTTCAAAATGCAATCCCGAACCTAAAGCTAACGGACCTTTTGAGATTTGGAGAAACTTTTCATCCAAAAAGTAAAAAGTTAGAATCGAAAAAACTCGCTGCTTCTGAATTAAAGTCGGCAGCGGTTTTCTCTCTTTTCCCTTCAATTTCATTTTCATATTTCAGTCAAAAATTTACGCCTTCCGATAATACGTCGCAGCGATTTGCTGGTGGCGAAGTATCCCTTTCATTTCCGCTTTGGGCTTGGCTTGGGGATAGAGGTTCGATAGGTGAAAAAAGTAATGTAGAAGATGCATTAAGGTACGAGTATGAGTATTGGAGAGAGATTCAGCAAAAACAAATTACTAGCTCATTTAAGCAGTATGAGATTAATCGAACTCAGCTTCTTGAAATGCAAAGCTTATTGATTCCGGCTTCGGAGGAAGGGTTTCGCTTGGCCATCAGTAAATATGAAAAGGGTGAAATTGGATACTTAGAGTTGCTCGATTCACGAAGTGTTGTGTTGGAATCGAAAGAGTTACTCGTGACTAAGCAATTTGAGGTAATGAAATCTTATGCAGAGTTATTGAAATCCATAGGAAAAATTGAGGAGGAGATCAATGAGAACAAGTAA
- a CDS encoding efflux RND transporter periplasmic adaptor subunit codes for MRTSKIAGLMLIIIATSCGKNSEQKLVRESNGRGKNESSAITVVYPIHQQKVNPIELKSIEKFIPSFEITIPCDLIAAPNQEAMVGSLVNGRVKSVMVNENDFVRAGQILAYIEGAEIGEVVAEYLQRAAEIKVAKIEKERSIALFKEKIISEKLYLESEKTFAIAEAKMKASKSRCLSIGFTEEDLEGFVTDKTNTVFHLPIRSKITGLVAKRNAVLGQALDSKETLFQIINLSTLVAKGYVYEPDFGKVKVGQAVKVKLGAYHQEDFSSSIDAIGTVVDESIHALPIRATIRNPNAKLKPAMHGEMIVYAKGEQPVLQLPKECLGIEGKESFCFLALNDSTFQYQRVKVIGQNAEFVSIESDIQVGAKAVSKGVFQLKAAMKSKDIREDE; via the coding sequence ATGAGAACAAGTAAAATAGCGGGGTTGATGCTCATCATTATCGCAACTTCATGCGGTAAAAATTCTGAGCAGAAGTTGGTTCGAGAGAGTAATGGCCGGGGAAAAAATGAAAGCAGTGCAATTACCGTGGTTTATCCGATTCATCAACAGAAAGTGAATCCAATAGAACTGAAATCAATCGAAAAGTTTATTCCCAGTTTTGAGATAACCATTCCTTGCGATCTTATTGCTGCTCCAAATCAAGAAGCAATGGTGGGTTCTCTTGTAAATGGTAGAGTGAAATCGGTAATGGTCAATGAAAATGATTTTGTAAGGGCAGGTCAAATTTTGGCATATATCGAAGGAGCTGAAATTGGGGAAGTTGTTGCTGAGTATTTGCAAAGAGCGGCAGAAATCAAGGTGGCAAAGATTGAAAAGGAGAGAAGCATTGCGTTGTTTAAGGAAAAAATTATCTCCGAAAAATTGTATTTGGAAAGTGAGAAAACCTTTGCGATTGCTGAAGCAAAAATGAAAGCGAGTAAAAGCAGATGTTTATCGATAGGCTTTACAGAAGAGGATTTGGAGGGGTTTGTTACTGACAAAACCAACACTGTATTTCACCTGCCGATTCGAAGCAAAATTACTGGACTTGTTGCAAAAAGAAATGCGGTTCTTGGTCAGGCGTTGGATAGCAAAGAAACACTTTTTCAGATAATCAATCTTTCAACATTAGTTGCAAAGGGATATGTCTATGAACCTGATTTTGGAAAAGTGAAAGTGGGTCAAGCGGTGAAAGTAAAATTAGGGGCTTATCATCAAGAAGATTTTAGTTCCTCGATAGATGCCATTGGAACGGTTGTTGATGAATCGATTCACGCGCTTCCTATTCGAGCAACAATTCGAAACCCAAACGCAAAGCTCAAGCCTGCAATGCACGGAGAGATGATCGTTTACGCAAAAGGAGAGCAGCCTGTACTTCAATTACCAAAAGAATGTTTAGGTATTGAAGGGAAAGAAAGTTTTTGTTTTCTGGCTTTAAATGATAGCACTTTTCAATATCAAAGAGTAAAAGTTATAGGCCAAAACGCTGAATTTGTATCGATCGAATCTGATATACAGGTTGGTGCGAAAGCAGTAAGTAAAGGAGTATTTCAGCTAAAAGCTGCAATGAAGTCTAAAGATATTCGGGAGGATGAATAA
- a CDS encoding CusA/CzcA family heavy metal efflux RND transporter: MLEKIIRFSLTERLMTSLIILALSGYGIYSLNHIPIDSLPDVTNNQVQIITQVKGLSPEEVEKLVTFPLEISLNGMLKTEEIRSVSKFGLSVITVVFKDEVDKYFARQMVSERILHAKSLLPPEADQPIMGPLSSALGEIYQYEIKGEGKTLYELRSIQDYFIKPILKNVEGVTEVNSFGGYVLQFQIVVNPAKLRSYGVSLDQVFRAVEKNNSFISGNFLDLNDEQFIIRGLGQTKSLQELGLIAVGENQNVPILLKDIAEIKNGEELRQGAVTRDSRGEVVTGIVMMRRGENSREVIERLHKKVQELNQQLKLQGILVESFYDQTNLVRRTLKTVITNLTEGGLLVVLVLVALVGNLRAALIVASVIPVSMLFTFIGMKWAGLSANLMSLGAIDFGMVVDGSVVVMENIVRKVHHHPNDERRHIIFESVKEVARPIFFGVLIIIAVYIPILSLQGMEGKLFSPMAYAVGFAVFGSLFLALTYIPLLSSIFLNGKVSEFRNKALESVTAFYGMSLKKVFQFHKATLAAALLLLAFSIFLLSRMGGEFIPELDEGNLLLEIKRLPSISLKESVAQAARLETIIKEFPEVKTVVSKTGRPDIATDFMGVHETDMFVILHPMEEWKSKFSKAQLVEAISTRIEPYSGGMYINFSQPIQMRVNELISGAKGDIAIKIFGEDFEKLKQISFQIESLAKTIQGTENILIEQVSGQPYMNITFNRDEMARFGVTIEELQRLIETGVAGKSATEVIDGPKRIGVFVRLTENARNSSETIGNIMVPLGKEGKSLPLKQFVNFQFIEGPAQISHETAMRRMMLEINLKDRDIVSYVAELEKKIAENVPLETGYFISYGGQFENQARATSRLMIVVPLSILLIMILLYFNFKNLGYVFLVLANLPFAIIGGVFALWIRSYPISVTAIIGFIALFGVAVLNGVVLVSYLIQKNEHRDEPLDRVIINACKVRLRPVLTTALVASLGFIPMAVSNGAGAEVQKPLATVVIGGLISSTLLTLYVLPIFYRWYENKKGSANSPELTLE; this comes from the coding sequence ATGCTTGAAAAAATTATTCGATTCTCGTTAACAGAAAGGCTAATGACTTCACTTATCATTCTTGCGCTGAGCGGATATGGCATTTACTCCCTTAACCATATTCCGATTGATTCGTTACCGGATGTGACGAATAATCAAGTACAGATAATCACACAGGTCAAGGGGCTTTCTCCTGAGGAGGTTGAAAAATTGGTCACTTTTCCACTTGAGATTAGTTTGAATGGAATGTTGAAAACAGAGGAGATTCGATCGGTATCAAAATTTGGTTTATCGGTTATCACGGTTGTTTTCAAGGATGAGGTTGATAAGTACTTTGCCCGACAAATGGTATCGGAGCGAATTCTTCATGCAAAATCACTCTTGCCTCCCGAAGCTGACCAACCGATAATGGGGCCTTTATCTTCTGCACTGGGTGAAATCTATCAATATGAGATAAAGGGCGAAGGTAAAACTTTGTATGAATTGAGAAGCATTCAAGATTACTTCATTAAACCGATTCTAAAAAATGTTGAGGGAGTAACCGAGGTCAATTCTTTTGGTGGTTATGTTTTGCAGTTTCAGATTGTTGTCAATCCCGCAAAGTTGAGATCTTATGGCGTGTCTTTAGATCAGGTTTTTAGGGCAGTTGAAAAGAACAATTCATTTATCTCAGGCAATTTTCTTGATCTCAATGATGAGCAATTTATTATTCGAGGTTTAGGTCAAACAAAATCTCTTCAAGAATTGGGTTTAATTGCTGTGGGTGAAAATCAGAATGTACCCATTTTGTTAAAAGACATTGCTGAAATAAAAAATGGTGAAGAACTAAGACAGGGCGCTGTGACCCGAGATTCAAGAGGAGAGGTTGTTACTGGAATTGTTATGATGAGAAGGGGTGAAAATTCGAGAGAAGTTATTGAAAGACTCCACAAAAAAGTACAAGAATTAAATCAGCAGTTGAAATTACAAGGGATCTTGGTAGAATCATTTTATGACCAAACGAATCTTGTCAGGCGAACCCTGAAAACGGTAATTACCAATTTAACCGAGGGTGGACTGTTGGTGGTTCTTGTTTTGGTTGCGTTGGTTGGGAATTTAAGAGCGGCACTTATTGTAGCCTCAGTGATACCGGTTTCAATGCTCTTTACATTTATTGGTATGAAATGGGCTGGGCTTTCTGCAAATCTGATGTCTCTTGGGGCAATAGACTTTGGGATGGTGGTTGATGGCTCGGTTGTCGTTATGGAAAATATCGTTCGAAAAGTGCATCACCACCCTAATGATGAAAGAAGACATATCATTTTTGAATCTGTGAAAGAAGTTGCTCGACCAATCTTTTTTGGGGTGCTGATTATCATCGCGGTTTATATCCCTATACTCTCTCTACAAGGAATGGAAGGAAAACTATTCTCTCCAATGGCGTATGCAGTTGGGTTTGCTGTTTTTGGGTCGTTATTTCTTGCACTTACCTACATCCCACTTCTTTCAAGCATTTTTTTGAATGGAAAAGTAAGTGAATTCAGAAATAAAGCACTCGAATCTGTTACAGCTTTTTATGGAATGAGTTTGAAAAAGGTATTTCAGTTTCACAAAGCAACACTCGCCGCTGCGTTGTTGCTATTGGCTTTTTCAATCTTTTTACTTTCAAGAATGGGTGGGGAGTTCATTCCTGAATTAGACGAAGGTAATTTACTTCTTGAAATAAAGCGTCTTCCTTCAATCTCACTAAAAGAAAGTGTTGCTCAAGCCGCTCGATTGGAAACAATCATAAAAGAATTCCCTGAAGTGAAAACGGTTGTTAGCAAAACCGGTAGGCCAGATATAGCCACTGATTTTATGGGTGTTCATGAAACAGACATGTTTGTGATTTTACATCCAATGGAGGAATGGAAATCAAAGTTCAGTAAGGCTCAGCTTGTAGAGGCAATTTCAACGAGAATAGAGCCATACTCAGGAGGAATGTATATCAATTTTTCCCAACCGATTCAAATGCGTGTTAATGAACTGATTTCGGGTGCGAAAGGGGATATTGCGATAAAGATTTTTGGAGAAGATTTCGAAAAACTCAAACAAATTTCTTTTCAAATCGAATCTCTTGCAAAAACAATACAAGGAACTGAGAACATCCTCATCGAACAAGTTTCGGGGCAACCTTATATGAATATTACATTCAATCGAGATGAAATGGCACGCTTTGGTGTAACGATTGAAGAACTCCAACGGCTTATTGAAACAGGCGTTGCAGGAAAGAGTGCAACGGAAGTTATTGATGGCCCAAAACGCATTGGCGTATTCGTAAGATTGACTGAGAATGCTCGAAATAGTTCAGAAACCATTGGAAACATAATGGTTCCACTTGGAAAGGAAGGGAAATCGCTCCCGCTGAAGCAATTTGTGAATTTCCAATTCATTGAAGGCCCGGCACAAATAAGTCATGAAACCGCAATGCGCCGGATGATGCTGGAGATCAATCTCAAAGACCGTGATATTGTCAGTTATGTGGCTGAATTGGAAAAAAAGATTGCTGAGAATGTTCCTTTAGAGACAGGCTATTTTATTTCTTATGGAGGACAATTTGAAAATCAGGCACGGGCAACCTCGCGGCTTATGATTGTCGTACCCCTTTCAATACTCTTAATCATGATTTTACTCTACTTTAACTTTAAGAATTTAGGGTATGTTTTTTTGGTTCTTGCAAATCTTCCTTTTGCAATCATAGGGGGTGTTTTTGCTTTATGGATTAGGTCATATCCCATCTCGGTTACAGCAATAATTGGATTTATCGCTTTATTTGGTGTCGCGGTTCTAAACGGAGTGGTTTTGGTTTCTTACCTGATACAAAAAAATGAACATCGCGATGAACCGTTAGATCGGGTAATTATCAATGCTTGTAAAGTAAGGTTGAGACCTGTATTAACCACTGCCCTTGTTGCAAGTTTAGGGTTTATACCGATGGCGGTTTCAAATGGTGCAGGGGCGGAAGTTCAAAAGCCTTTGGCGACCGTTGTTATTGGCGGATTAATCAGTTCAACGCTATTAACACTCTATGTTCTTCCAATCTTTTACCGATGGTATGAAAACAAAAAAGGTTCTGCCAATTCACCGGAGCTTACATTGGAATGA
- the pstA gene encoding phosphate ABC transporter permease PstA, whose protein sequence is MTSKQFKGILYTGSTGFSIILILLMMIVMTIDITLGGIGKVTWEFLTMPPKNGMTAGGIFPAIVGTVYLVIIMTLVGVPIGTVTAIYLSEYTSQSSKLARIIRFAVNNLASVPSIVFGLFGLGFFVQFLGTGIDSVTGNSESPIYGRPSILWAAMTLAVLTLPVVIVSVEEALRNVPREYREASLALGATKWQTVKNAVLPNATGGILTGAILAVSRGAGEVAPLLFTGAAFFLPKLPNSLDDQFMHLGYHLYVLSTQSVDVAATLPLQYATTLVLLAITFTLNISAIFIRYQFRKKLIRA, encoded by the coding sequence ATGACTTCAAAACAGTTTAAAGGGATTCTATATACGGGTTCCACGGGGTTTTCAATCATTTTGATTTTACTCATGATGATTGTGATGACCATCGATATCACACTTGGCGGGATTGGTAAAGTAACTTGGGAATTTCTTACTATGCCACCCAAAAACGGTATGACTGCCGGAGGTATTTTTCCAGCCATTGTTGGAACGGTTTACTTGGTTATCATCATGACACTTGTTGGTGTTCCCATTGGAACTGTCACAGCCATTTATCTTTCTGAATACACTTCACAATCATCCAAACTTGCTCGAATTATTCGATTTGCTGTGAACAATCTCGCAAGTGTTCCTTCGATAGTTTTTGGTCTTTTCGGATTAGGTTTTTTCGTTCAATTTTTAGGGACGGGAATTGACTCAGTCACAGGTAATTCAGAAAGTCCAATTTACGGTCGTCCTTCCATACTTTGGGCAGCAATGACACTTGCCGTATTGACCTTACCTGTCGTTATTGTTTCTGTTGAAGAAGCGTTGCGGAATGTGCCACGGGAATATCGTGAAGCCTCACTTGCATTAGGAGCAACAAAATGGCAAACTGTAAAAAACGCAGTGCTTCCTAATGCAACCGGCGGAATTCTCACCGGTGCCATTTTAGCCGTTAGCCGAGGTGCGGGCGAAGTCGCACCGTTATTGTTCACTGGGGCCGCTTTCTTTTTGCCAAAACTACCAAACTCTTTGGATGATCAGTTTATGCACTTAGGATATCATCTGTATGTTCTTTCCACTCAATCGGTTGATGTAGCTGCAACATTGCCATTGCAATATGCAACCACTCTCGTCTTACTCGCCATAACTTTTACACTCAATATTTCAGCAATCTTTATACGATATCAATTCAGAAAGAAATTGATTCGCGCATAA
- the pstC gene encoding phosphate ABC transporter permease subunit PstC, protein MISGNRPTGAFLVDKTATGLITAVSAFAIAIIFLILFFTFREAKDVLFSEEVRNDVWPTLLGFNWQPVSDQPKYGLLPLFIGTIKTTIIAMFIALPIGILAAIYTSCFAPNNVREVVKPVVELLAGFPSVVIGFFALVTIASWVQSVFGAQSRLNAFVGGIAISLTAIPIIFTISEEALSAIPHSMKEASYGLGATSWETTFYVVLPAAYPGIFAGGLLGLGRAFGETLIVLMATGNATISSFSFFDSTRTLTATIGAEMAEVVFGDPHYNVLFLIGTFLFVFAFIINLVAEFYVKERLMKRLKGD, encoded by the coding sequence ATGATTTCAGGTAATCGACCAACCGGTGCCTTTTTGGTTGATAAAACTGCGACCGGACTTATCACCGCGGTTTCCGCTTTTGCTATCGCCATTATCTTCTTAATCCTATTCTTCACTTTCCGTGAGGCAAAGGATGTATTATTTTCAGAAGAGGTTCGAAACGATGTTTGGCCAACATTGTTAGGTTTCAATTGGCAACCCGTCTCCGACCAACCCAAATATGGACTGCTCCCACTTTTCATAGGAACTATAAAAACCACCATCATTGCAATGTTTATTGCATTGCCAATTGGAATCCTTGCGGCAATTTATACCTCATGTTTTGCTCCCAATAATGTTCGAGAAGTGGTTAAACCTGTTGTAGAATTGCTTGCTGGTTTTCCTTCTGTTGTTATTGGGTTCTTTGCTTTGGTCACAATAGCTTCTTGGGTGCAAAGTGTTTTTGGAGCCCAATCTCGATTAAACGCATTTGTTGGCGGAATCGCCATTTCACTTACCGCTATACCCATAATTTTCACCATTTCAGAAGAAGCCCTATCGGCAATCCCACATTCAATGAAAGAAGCCAGCTACGGGCTTGGGGCAACAAGTTGGGAAACCACATTTTATGTGGTTCTTCCAGCAGCTTATCCCGGAATTTTTGCAGGCGGTTTGTTAGGTCTCGGAAGAGCTTTTGGCGAAACGCTTATTGTGTTAATGGCGACAGGTAACGCGACAATCAGTTCATTTAGTTTTTTCGATTCAACAAGAACCTTGACAGCAACTATTGGCGCGGAAATGGCAGAGGTTGTCTTCGGTGATCCTCATTATAATGTGCTCTTCCTCATCGGTACTTTTCTTTTTGTATTTGCGTTCATCATCAATCTCGTTGCCGAGTTTTATGTTAAAGAACGGTTGATGAAACGCTTAAAGGGTGATTAA